The genomic DNA CCTCCGGCGGAACATGATTGTAAAATACCAGCTCCTTTTCATCTGCCATGAATGAATTTGCCTGAATCTCTTCATCTATCAGGGACTTGAGGTTCATCTCCTCAACGTCGTCGATGGTATGATGGCTGTTGAGCCTGATAAGTTCCATGATATCCTCAACCATCTGCTCCATGTATCTAAGACTTTTCTGGAACATATCAAGCAGACTTTGAGAATCGGGATCGCTTACCGCCTCTTTTACCAGCGGGAGAATGGCGACCATGGGAGTCAGGGGTGTCCTGAGGTCATGGGCCAGCTGGTATATGAACTGATCTTTCTGGATTAGAAGTGATTCAACCTTTTGTGCACGTTCCTTCAGTTCCTCATTCAGCTTGCGGATCTCTACTGTATCTTCTGATACCCGGCCTTCCAGATCAGAGGTCAGCAATGCAAGTTCTTCTTTGACATGTATGAGCTCCTGGTTCTGTACGGCAAGTTTTTCTGCCTGCATCCTGGCCTTCTCTTCAGCGGCCTGCAACAATTCCCGTTCCCTATCTTTTCTCATCCAGAGAATTGAAAGGATGATGACAAGCAGACAGAGAAGAGACGTGATAATAACCGGAATAAGGACCGCTTTAAAGACGCCACTCTCCCAGGATGTCGCATCAATGTCTATGCCAAGGATCGCATGGACCGTTGTGTCGTCCGGGCCATATATCGGCACAAGACCAGTCACCCATCGCCCCCATCGGTCTGAGAGCGGGCCTTCAACACTCTCCTGCGGATGGGTGAACATATCCCTGATTAATCCGGATGCCTCGTGGTATCTCTGACCCGGATGCGAGTACATAACCGAAGTATCCGGTTCAGAGTCTGCCAGGAATACCAGTTCTCCATCAGGGCTCTTCCCGAGCAGGTAAACAAACCGGGTCAGGGGGCGACTTTGCGCCACATCAGTGAGATATTTTTTTATCCGGCCATATGCAGGTGAGTTCAGGTCAGATATCGTTCCCTTAAGTTGATACAGGTCTTCCCTGATTATTCCCACTGACCCAATCCTGGTATCGGTGAGAAGATCCTGACGCATCTCATCCTCCTTTATTGAGATGCTGATGATCGTGAAGAGAGCACCAAAAAAAAGCAGACCTGCCAGCGAGATAATGACTACCTGCAGGAATCGGTTCATTCTGGTATATGACAGATTACCCTGACAAGTAGATATGATATATGGTTTGATCCGGATTTAGAGGGATGGGGCGGGAAATGCCTGGATCAGAAACCAGATCCCAAAGAGGACCAATATAACCCCACAGAGCACAAGAATCCCCTGATACATCCGATTGCTTAGCATCATCCTACTGTGGTGAATACTGATAGATACCAGGGTGAACCATCCAAGATCTGCTGCCCAGTGACCGGCGATGAATGCTGCAAGTCCGGCGGCCCCCTGGGAAAGAGAACTGATAAGGAGGGCGCTGCCAACGGAGAACCACCATATCCAGAAGTACGGGTTTGACACACTGGTCAGGAGTCCGGCTAGGATCGGGCCTGATGGAGACTCCATGCTGATATCAGCGGAGATTGCTGCTCCTCGTGCTCCGAAAAGAGTCATTCCACCAAACAGGATCAGGGCAGAACCGCCGATTCCCGCAATGGCTGGGCGGAGAGTTTCAGGAAATGATGAGATACCGGCGGCGATGAGCACAACAATGACCATCTCAGCAATGACATGTCCAAGAGTTACCCGCGGTCCTCCTGTCCAGCCAACATGAAGGGCAGAACGGATGGTTGCAATCAACGTCGGACCCGGGGCGAGGGCACCGGTAAGACCAATAATAAAACCCATCAGGGCAAGCTCTAAAATACTCATACGAACTGCCTGTACCAGTACAATGACCGCATAGTTTGGAAGGATTATTATGAAATCGGTAATTCCAAAGCCTGTGCACTATCTGCACTTCATACCGAAGACCAAATTTTCTGGATTCATACAAAAATTTGGCATTACACTATAATCCTGATAGGTCATCAAGTATATGCCATCCGGTATGCTATGGTCCTTCCAGTCTGTATAGCAATCCCTATAAGTAAGACTCCGGGGTATCAGTATACGCAATGATGATGATATATACCGACGGGGCGTCGCGGGGGAACCCAGGTCCTGCTGCCTGTTCATATCAGATAAAAGATGAGAATGGCAACCGGATTGCTGATTATGTCTGCTTTCTTGGTCAGACCACAAACAATGTCGCAGAATATACGGCCATAATAAAAGCGCTCACGAGGGCAGCTGAAGAGACAAAAGAAGCGATACATGTATACTCAGATAGTCAGCTGGTCATCAGGCAGATAACCGGGGTATACCGGATTAATAAACCTCATCTGAAAGCCCTGTATGATGAGGTTATGGTTCTTGCATCCCGGTTCTCACATTGTATCTGGGAGTATGTACCACGAACCCATCCTGATATCGGGTACTGTGACCGGCTGTGTAATGAGGAACTGGACCGGCACCGGTAATGACCCACAGACATCACTCAGAATTATCACCTCGGACGAAGAGGTATGTACCATGGTACCCCCGGATGCCAGGCTCCTGATAGTCGATGATGATCCCGCGATTCGGGAATTTTTGAAAAACCGGCTCATGATGGAGGGCTATGAGGTCTCGGAAGCAGAGGATGCAGAGAAGGCATTGGAAAGACTGGAGGAACACCCGGATACAGACCTCATCCTCCTGGATGTTATCATGCCTGGTGCTTCTGGGTTTGATCTTCTCCGAACTCTGAAAGAAGACAGACGATACTGCCAGATTCCGGTCATCATGGTCACCGCGCTCGGCCTTGTTCAGGACAAGGAACTTGCTTTCAGACTTGGTGCAGGAGATTACCTGACCAAACCTTTTGATACCCGTGAAATGCTGGCACGTATCGGGACCCATATCACACTGAAAAAGAAGAATGATGCGATCACTCATACCAACCAGGTACTCTCAACCATCCTTACAACCATTCCCGGTATCGTCTACATGAAGGATGCAGATAGAAAATTTCTCCATGTGAATCACCTGTTTGAAGAGATGTGCGGGATTTGTGGAGACCAGATAATCGGAAAGACCGGGGATACCCTGCCTGATAGAAAACTTGCAGAGGCGTTTAACCGGTCAGAGGAACTCATTTTTACCCATGGCATCCCGTTTCTGGAAAATGTTGAGGATATCTCTTCGAAGACGGGTGAAACGAAGAACATATTCTTCCGCCGTCAGCCGGTCAGAACTCCTGACGGAGAATTAAACGGGCTTGTAGGAGTTGGTATTGACCTGACTGAACAGATCCAGTTAAGGAACATACTGTCAGATCGGGAGGCATTTCTCTCCACCCTTATGAACTCGTTTCCGGCACGGATATGGGCGGTTGATGTGAACTATCATTTTACCCAGCAGAACATGCATCATGCAACCAGATGGGGGAGCCTTATCGGAATTTCAGTAGATGAGATAGAGACCGACAGTTCGGTCAGGGAGGAATGGAAGAGGCGGTGTGATGCTGCACTAGCCGGGAAGATAGATTGTGCAGTATATCCCTGCGGAAATAAGGATAAATGCAGGGTTCTGATATCATGGACGGTCCCTATCATCGAAGAAGATAAAAAGACCGGAGTGCTCGGCATCTCTTTTGAACTGGATGAACACACCATCCAGAGCATAGTACTTACAAATTCAGAATGTCAGGGTGATGAACCTGCATATATATGACGGGCACCGGATATGGTTCAGGTTTTAGTCGTCGATGATACCAGGTTCATGCGAACCATTCTGGTAAATATTCTTACTGAAGAAGGGTTTGAGATAGTCGGTGAGGCAGAAGACGGTCAGCAGGCAGTTGAGTTATATCTGAAGACAAAACCTGATCTGGTTCTTATGGATATCATCATGCCAAAGATGGACGGGATGATGGCTTTAAAGACCATCCTTGGAGTAAACCCTGCTGCAAAGGTGATTATGGTGACCGCCATTCAGTCTGTTGAGATGGCAAAACTGGCATTCAAATGCGGAGCTTTGAGTTATATTATTAAACCATTTCAGAAACAGGGAATATTACAGGAGATTGATAAAGTTCTTCATCAATAGCCGGGGGATATCTATAAGAAATACCAGTACCAAAGAAACATTATAATCCCCTGCAGTTCCCGTACCCCCAGCACCCCCCGGAGATGACGAGTCCTGAATCCAGAAACCTCCACCCCAATATCAGTTCTATTTGTCGATGATGAACCGAGTATGGGCGATATTGCCCGTATTTTTCTTGAAGACCGACTGGGAGGGTGTGTCGTAACCCAGGTAACAGATGGTGAAGATGCCCTGGAACATATACATACCCACACATATGATGCTATTGTAGCGGATTATGAGATGCCAGGGCTTGACGGATTACAACTCCTCCGGACCTTACGGGGCAATGGTGACAATACACCCTTTCTTGTCTGTACCGGTAAAAGCAGGCATGAAGTAGTCATTGAAGCCCTGAATGCCGGTGCTGATTTCTACCTGCAGAAAGGGGAAGACCCCCTTGTCCTGTTTACTGAGATGAAGCAGATGATCGTCCAGGCAGTGACGCGAAGACGATCCGAGAAGGCGTTGGCAAAATCCCGAAACCTTCTTGAAGAGATGATCGATTTTCTCCCAGATGCAACGCTTGCCGTTGATTCATCACAGCGTATCATCGCATGGAACCGGATCATGGAAGAACTGACCGGTATCCCGCCTGCAGCGGTGCTCAATAAATGCCAGGATTTTTCAGAATGTACCTACCGGTATCCCGGCGTCTCTTCTCTTATTGAGAGGATCCTGATTCTTGGAGAACGGACAACAGGAGATCCGGATAATCACGGAATTGAAAACAGGATCATAACCGAGGAGTACCATGGCCATGTCGGGGAGGGTGATGATAATGAACGGTATTACCGGATCATGGTCTCTCCTATCCTTGATGCAGATATGCAAAAAGTCGGGTTCATCGGATCGGTCAGGGATATAACCCTTCAGAAACGCTATGAATATGCACTTCTTGAAAGCAGAGAGAACTTTCGTGCACTTGTTGAGAACAACACCGATATTGTCATGAGATTTAACCCGGAAGGAAGGCATCTGTATGTAAATCCTGCAGTTAAGCCATATATTCCATTCCCTCCTGAAAACCTCATCGGAAAGAAGTACGGAGAACTGGCCTATCCTCCACGACTGGCTGATGATTGGGACGCCCTCATTCAGCAGGTTATAGAAACAGGAAAACCACATGAAGCAGATATCTCATTCCAGTCACCGAAGGGATTGGTAACCTTTAACTGGCGGCTTTTTCCGGAGTTTGACATGGAAGGAAAGGTTCGATCTGTCCTCTCCATATCCCGTGATATTACCTATCAGCGAGAGTTTGAACAGGAGAAACAGGCATTACTTTCTCAGATAGAGAGAAATCTTGGCGAATTTGCTATCCTCAACGACGGAATCAGAAACCCTCTTGCGGTCATCACCGGCTGGCTGTCCATGATGGATCTCCATGAAGAGGAGCGGTCAACACTCATGCATCAGATAAGGCAGATTGACGAGATGATAACCAAGCTGGACCGGAGATGGGTCGAGTCAGAGAAGGTTCTCGGGTTTTTACGACGCCATTACGCAATCCAGGCAGGGTATCCGAACCGGTCTTCAGAGTGAGCATGTGTGGAAGATATTGTATTGCTGCATCCCCCGGTGAACTGGCAGAGCGATACCATGTATCAGCCCCTGCATTCTTCTTCCCCAGGTTTAATGTTGCCCCTTCAGAACCGATTCCTGCAGTCATTTCCCATCAGAATCATACCGAGATATTGGTTGGGAATTTTGGTTTCTCACAAGGGCTGAAAGGAAGAGTCATAAATGCCAGAGTAGAGAGTATTCAGGAAAAACCTCTCTTCAAATCCCACCTGCAATCAGGACGATGCCTCATTCCTGCTTCCGGATATTATGAATGGAAGTCGGTCGGAGGAAAGAAAGAGCCATGGTACATCTATCTTCCGGACGTTCCCATCATATCTTTTGCCGGCCTTGTACGAACCATGCATGCAGGTCATGAGATGGTAATCCTGACCACAGAAGCAACCGGGCCAATACAGGAGATTCATTCCCGCATGCCACTGGTCCTCTCGCAGCAGGGAGAAGAGGAATACCTTGCAGGGAAACATCCGGCAGAGACAGAGAGGTATGACAGTTCAGAGTACCGGATGCACCGGGTATCAGATCTGGTAAACAAGCCGGGCAGGGAAGGGCCGGACCTTATCAGACCTGTGGCCATGAATAATGCCCAGAGAACTCTGGACATGACAGAGCCGGAGTAATTACTGCTGATTGCCTGGAGTATCACACCTGATAGGAAGGACTATGGTAAAAGTAGTTCCCTGATCAGGACCGTCGCTTGATGCAATAATGGTCCCATGATGTTTCTGGACGATCTTCCGGCAGATTGCAAGACCAAGGCCAGTTGAACTCTTATCATGCCGTGATCGATCTGATTTATAGAATTCTTCAAATATCAAAACCTCCTCACCAGCCATGAGCCCTATTCCGGTATCCTTCACCGTAAGCGTTATGGTATCATCATCTCTCTTCACCTGGATCCGGATGTATCCGCCTGACGGTTTTGAAAACTTGATAGAATTTGAGATAAGATTATCAATCAGTTCCTGGATAAGTATCTGATCTCCCTGAATGATACAGCCTTCAGGCACCTCAACATGAGTTTCGATATGCGCCTGCCTGAGTGACATCCGGTTGATCTCAAGAACTGACCGGATGGTCTCTGCAAGATCAATATCATCACATTCAGGAATATAATCCAGTGAGTTCAGCCGGGCTAATTTCAGGGATTTGGATGCGATATTCTGAATATGCCGGGCATTTCTCTCAATGATCCGGACCATGTTCGCATGCTCCTCACCATCAAGTTCATCAAGCCGTGGTAAAAGCCCGAGGATGGGAGTCAGCGGAGTCCGGAGATCATGACCGAGCTGCATGATAAAATCATTCTTCTGCTCTAAAAGCCTCATCACCTCTTCAGTTCTGGTCTGCACTATCCGATCAAGATCTGCATTGATTTGAAAGAGCTGATCCCGCACTGCCTCAAGCTCTTTTGTCCGCTCTTCCATCTGCAGGGCATATAACCGTATCTTCTGCTCATTCTCTTTTCTCTTTGTAATATCAGTAACAACACCAAATGACCCGGTATACCGGCTATAGGGATCAAATGACGGTGATGCTGATATCTCTGCAATAATCTGGCGATTCTTTGCAGTAACCAGGGGAATTTCATATCGCTCTGACAGACCACTCTTCCGATTCTTCATCTTTTCGCGAATAATTTCGTGATAGGAGGGATGAATGATATCAAATGTACTTCTCCCGATAAGATCTTCAGGAGAAGCCTCCAGCATTTCAGCCATCCGGGTATTGACAAAGGTTGTCTTTTCATCCTGATCAACAATCCAGATACCTTCATTCAGCTTCTCCACAAGACGCTGATACTCCTCTTTACTCTCCCTGAGATGATGTTCTTTCTCCTGAAGACTGGATATCAGATCATTGAGATGAGAGATTAATAGGTTCAGACTTGTTTCAAGTTCAGAAAATTCATGACTCCCTGAGTAGGATACCCGGTGATTCAAATCGCCATGGGCTATCCGGTTAATATCATCAATTATCCGGCGAATCGGCCTTGTGATATGATAGGCAAGCAGATATGCGATGAAAAATCCGAGCAGCCCGGCAATAAGAGCAACGAGTGCATGGAACAACCGTATCGAGTCAAGATGCCGTTGCATGACAGTGGTATCATATTCAATCCGTGCAACCATGTCAAGCATCGTTCCCGATGCCGTCTTATCATCAGAGATATCAATAAAATAATAATATGTTTCAGAGGAATTCACCGGATCAGAGATTTTTATCCGGTCGGTACCCTGAAATGCCTTCTGAATATACTGAATAGCTGCTGGATCTGATGATCTCTTCTGATCATCCATGCTCCACAGCGTCCTGAACATGGAGTCATATAATGTCACTGAACGGAGGTGAGGTGTTTCATTCACAAAGGCCCGCATAACATTGGCATAGGAAAAATTCCTCCTGTCTTCAGTAAAGTCGCGGATATAATATGAAATTTCAAGAAGATACCGGTGATCCGGAGTGGGGTAATAAGCGAATTTTCGTGATTCTTTCACCGAGCTAAATCCATATACCGCCCGGTCGGCTTCGAAAACCGAACCATTTCGTATCCGGGTGATTACTTCGTATACATTCGGCCATTTTTTAAAATCAAGACCGATATCTCCTTTATAGGTAGCATCAATCACGATCCCGTTCTCATTAATAATATAAACATCCGCAATATCGATAACGTCCGGGCTGAACCTGCTTTTTATTTCCGTCACATTCATCCTGGCAGGATCGCCTCCGGACTGATTATACGCGTCCAGAACTATGGAGAACTGGTCTTTCATGGATTTATCAAAGGTATGATCAAAGAGCAGGAGGCCCTGATTAATCAGTTGCAGTGAGCTCTTCAGATGGTGCTCATTATGTTGTACTTCACTCTCCCAGATATCATACAGATGCTGATTTGTCTGCTCATAGGTAATAACAGACATCAGAACGATAAGAAAAATGAAACCAGTGGTCAGGATTATCATTACCAGTACAGGAAAAGAAAATCTGATACGGGATATTTTTCCTGGTTTTTCAGAACTGTCCGACACTGTTCTTCCTGGGGGATTTATTTGAGTTTCTTCTGTAAAGAACGTATTTATCCGTTCCAACTACGATCTCTGAGAGGAACTGGCATCGGGCCCTGATACTATGATAATGATACCGGAAAAGATATGCCTTGTGTCCTGCAGGTATGCACGGATATGTTATACCGCTTTAGGGACGGTTTTTGTTATCACGGCAGTTATAGGGATTTTCCTCCCGCTCCTTCCAACAACCCCCTTTCTCCTGCTGGCCGTTCTCTGTTATGCCAGGGGATCAGAGAGGTTTTATACCTGGATCATGCATCACCGGGTTTTTGGTCAATATATTAGTCAATATACCAGCGGGAAAGGGATGTCCCTGAAGTCACGTCTGGGAACAATCCTCCTGCTCTGGGTGGTAATTGGATGCACCATTCTTTTCTGGATCAGATCTGATATCATCCGCATCATTCTTCTGATCATTGCACTATCAGTGAGTGTCGGACTCTATATGATGAAACCACAGCCATGGAACCAAGAAAAAGAATGAAATCTATACTTTCTTCTTCGCAAAAAACGGCTTGGCCGCTTTACATCGCGGACATACCCAGGTATCAGGTATCTTTTCAAACAAGGTTCCTGCGACAATGCCATGCTCCGGATCTCCAAACCGCTCATCATACACGTATCCGCATTTTGTACACACCCATGCTGCCATATCTGAATATCTATCGCCCGGGGTAATGAAGGATCCGAATCGAATAGACCAGATTTGCAATACAGATTATCTGATATACATGTTCACCTGTTTTTCACTTTCACCCCATATCAAAATATTATATGCCACTTGAGAAAAATGCTCATGAATCAGTTTAGAGAAAAAGGATTGACCCTCAAGTAAGAGAGATCCTGACCTGAAGGAGAGAGATATCAAAGCAGGTTTTTGTATGTCAGAGCTGCGCAATGCCGCTTGTCAAAGATGAGGACTATGGAACAGAGAAGGATGGCAGCAGATCGTCTATCTCCTGTACTCACTGCTACCAGAACGGTGAATTCACCAACCCTGATGCAACCGTGGAAGGGATTGCGGAACTTGGGTGCCATGATCTCACAGATGTATGGAATGCCCATGGATAAGGCCAGGATGTTCATGACCGGTCAGATCCAGACCCTGAAGCGATGGAGTGGGAGAATTGTCCCTTACTGTCAGAGTTGTGGTATGCCCCTCTTTACCAGTGCTGATGCCGGGACAGAGAAGGACGGGCAGGAGAGTTCTACCTATTGTATCACCTGTTACCGGAATGGAGTATTTACCGAACCTGAACACACTCATGAAGGAATGATTCAGAACTGCACTCCGATGCCTGCACAGATGTTAAATCTGAAGCCGGAAAAAGCAGAAGAGATGGTAAGGGTATTTACCAAAGATCTCTCCAGGTGGAAGTAAATTACCCAAGTGTCACAACTAGCATTGCTTCTGCATCCTGCAGTGATCCGGTGGGATTCCCGTAATAATATGAGACAGTATCTCCGGCCATGAGTAAGTAGAGATTCAGACCATCGGTTTTTGGTTCTGCATAATCTTCCAGAAGTTCTCCATTTACTCTGACAAACCACACTTTTGTTGCTGTGTTGAAAAATTCATTAATTCCTTCCAGAATTAAGATGCCTCCCTTATGCATACCACGGTCATCTATACACAGATTCTGTATCTTTTTATCTATAAGAAGCATGTGAAGGACCCCGAGCGGGGTGTTCACCGGTATCTCGTACTCAATCCCAGAACTATCCGTGACATTAACTGTTCCCTCCGGGAGGGCAAGTACACCTGAATAGAGCATCCGGTTATCCTCTTTCTCTGCAGCGGGTGTTGGTTTAGGGAGTTCTTCAACCAGATCCGTGATATTGGAAATATTTCCGGTTTCATTCACCGGTTCCTTCGTGGGTGTCAAAACCAGGGGAACTTCTGCCAGGGGAGTGGGAACAGGACTCGGAACAGCGGTAGCATCTACAACCGGAACAGCAGTAGGAACAGGACTCGGAACAGCAGGAGCATCTACAACCGGAACAGCAGTGGGAACAGGACTCGGAACAGCGGTAGCATCTACAACCGGAACCACAGGGGGAACAGGACTCGGAACAGCGGTAGCATCTACAACCGGAACAGCAGTGGGAACAGGACTCGGAACGGTAGGAGCATCTACAACCGGAACCACGGTGGGAACAGGACTCGGAACAGCGGTAGCATCTACAACCGGAACAGCAGTGGGAACAGGACTCGGAACGGCAGGAGCATCTACAACCGGAACCACGGTGGGAACAGGACTCGGAACAGCGGTGGCCTCTACAACCGGAACCACGGTGGGAACAGGACTCGGAACAGCGGTGACCTCTACAACCGGAACCACGGTGGGAACAGGACTCGGAACAGCGGTGGCCTCTACAACCGGAACCACGGTGGGAACAGGACTCGGAACAGCGGTGACCTCTACAACCGGAACAGCAGTGGGAACAGGACTCGGAACAGCGGTGACCTCTACAACCGGAACAGCAGTGGGAACAGGACTCGGAACAGCGGTGACCTCTACAACCGGAACAGCAGTGGGAACAGGACTCGGAACAGCGGTGACCTCTACAACCGGAACAGCAGTGGGAACAGGACTCGGAACAGCGGTGGCCTCTACAACCGGAACCACGGTGGGAACGGGGGTTGATACGACAGGCATCTGTGAAATAACATACTGACCCATCATGGCAGAAGGAGAGACAAATTGCATCACCCCATTCTTGCTCCCCACCTGAACCCAGATAAGGGCTTTTGCAGCACTGGCAGGCAGGGTCGGATCACCGTACGCGAAAAGAACGTCATCTCCATCCTTCAGGAGATAGGTATTCAGACCTTCTACAGAAGGAAGAAGGTATTCTCTCAGCTGAACACCATTCACCAGGACAAACCAGGCATCATGTTCAGTCACCTGATATGAATTTACCCCGTCAAGGGTGAAAATACCCCGTTTATCAATCAGCTCATCCCCAATCCGATAACTGGAAATCATACCAGTCCCGGCCAGTGCCTGGATAATCCCCACCGGTGTCATAGCAGGAATCTGATACAAAGCCCCTGAATCAGCCCGAATTGACACATTTCCATCCCCATATGGAATCTGACCGGAAAAGATCACAACCTGGTTCTGCACCTGCTGAACAGGATTTCCTGCACTACAACAGGATGGAAGGATCATACAGAACATAAGAATGATCAGGATACCCGGTACCCATGCCCTCATACTACCCCTTTCCCTCATCTGGTTCCCATCTCCTCGTATATCACATGCAATGGCTGTAAGAATGGTAGTCGGCTGAATATATAAGCGATTTGGCTGATGCTCTGATTTTCAAACAAAAAGACGGTGTTCTGTGAGAAAAAACCGATCCATACAGGCAACTTTTATATAAAGCGGCAGATATTGATAGTGTAGATACATGGAATTCGAGGCATCAGGATTACTATTCAGGAAAGTCGCCCTCCCTGACCACCTGCCTGGATCCTTGTTCCTGCATCCTATGCCTGGCAGGTACGAAGACATAGGGACCTTTCTAGCAGAACTGGAAAAACGAAATATTCAGACGATAATCTCTCTTCCCTGCTTTGATGAGATTGCCAGCATATCTCCAGAGTACATGAAACTAATCAGGGATGAAGATCGGGCAATTACCATCGACTGCTTCCCGATTTCAGATTTCGGAGTTCCGGAGCGCCCTGATGACCTTCTGAAACTGGCAAAAAAATATGCAGAATACCTCAAAAAAGGAGATTCTATCCTTGTTCACTGCCGGATGGGGATAGGAAGAACCGGGCTTTTTGCTGTCGCTCTGCTCATGGCATCAGGAATTGAAAGACCTCTTGCGGAAAAGATAGTGCGGAGTGCAGGAGCCGGGCCGCAAACCCGGACCCAGGCTGACTTTTTACTATGGGCAGAACAGGCACTGAGAGAATAAACCCCCGGATTGCCAAATACAGAAAAAGTAGGATTTCAGGCCTTCTTCTGCTGTAGGTACCGCATCTTCCTTGAGAGCATCAGTCCGACAGAAGGGTCACCACCTAAAGAGAACGCCCGCTCATGGGCAACGGCAGCCTCTTCAAACCGGCCTGCATTTTGTAACGAATCCCCTTTTAAAAACCAGGCTTTGGCATTGGTATCATCAAGAGCCAGAATCCGGTCAAATGCTGCCGCAGCGGCATTATGATCTGCAGTCATCCAGAGCAGCTCTGCATACAACGACCATGCCTCAGTACTCTCCGGAGTTTTATCAATGAGCCGGCGAACAAGTGACAGTCCTTCTGCATATGAATCAGCCTCATAGAGGGATTTTACCCTTGCCAGCATCAGACCGGGATCATCAGGGATCTGCCGGAGTGCCTCTTCCACCGCCTGAGCTGCTTCATCCTCTCTCCCAAGCGTCTGTTCAATCTCTGCCTTCAATTTCCAGGCTTCGGCATTCTCCGGGTTCTGTTCGATAAC from Methanospirillum hungatei JF-1 includes the following:
- a CDS encoding sensor histidine kinase — protein: MSDSSEKPGKISRIRFSFPVLVMIILTTGFIFLIVLMSVITYEQTNQHLYDIWESEVQHNEHHLKSSLQLINQGLLLFDHTFDKSMKDQFSIVLDAYNQSGGDPARMNVTEIKSRFSPDVIDIADVYIINENGIVIDATYKGDIGLDFKKWPNVYEVITRIRNGSVFEADRAVYGFSSVKESRKFAYYPTPDHRYLLEISYYIRDFTEDRRNFSYANVMRAFVNETPHLRSVTLYDSMFRTLWSMDDQKRSSDPAAIQYIQKAFQGTDRIKISDPVNSSETYYYFIDISDDKTASGTMLDMVARIEYDTTVMQRHLDSIRLFHALVALIAGLLGFFIAYLLAYHITRPIRRIIDDINRIAHGDLNHRVSYSGSHEFSELETSLNLLISHLNDLISSLQEKEHHLRESKEEYQRLVEKLNEGIWIVDQDEKTTFVNTRMAEMLEASPEDLIGRSTFDIIHPSYHEIIREKMKNRKSGLSERYEIPLVTAKNRQIIAEISASPSFDPYSRYTGSFGVVTDITKRKENEQKIRLYALQMEERTKELEAVRDQLFQINADLDRIVQTRTEEVMRLLEQKNDFIMQLGHDLRTPLTPILGLLPRLDELDGEEHANMVRIIERNARHIQNIASKSLKLARLNSLDYIPECDDIDLAETIRSVLEINRMSLRQAHIETHVEVPEGCIIQGDQILIQELIDNLISNSIKFSKPSGGYIRIQVKRDDDTITLTVKDTGIGLMAGEEVLIFEEFYKSDRSRHDKSSTGLGLAICRKIVQKHHGTIIASSDGPDQGTTFTIVLPIRCDTPGNQQ
- a CDS encoding YbaN family protein → MIMIPEKICLVSCRYARICYTALGTVFVITAVIGIFLPLLPTTPFLLLAVLCYARGSERFYTWIMHHRVFGQYISQYTSGKGMSLKSRLGTILLLWVVIGCTILFWIRSDIIRIILLIIALSVSVGLYMMKPQPWNQEKE
- a CDS encoding rubredoxin — its product is MAAWVCTKCGYVYDERFGDPEHGIVAGTLFEKIPDTWVCPRCKAAKPFFAKKKV
- a CDS encoding zinc ribbon domain-containing protein; the encoded protein is MPLVKDEDYGTEKDGSRSSISCTHCYQNGEFTNPDATVEGIAELGCHDLTDVWNAHG
- a CDS encoding zinc ribbon domain-containing protein, whose amino-acid sequence is MISQMYGMPMDKARMFMTGQIQTLKRWSGRIVPYCQSCGMPLFTSADAGTEKDGQESSTYCITCYRNGVFTEPEHTHEGMIQNCTPMPAQMLNLKPEKAEEMVRVFTKDLSRWK
- a CDS encoding protein-tyrosine phosphatase family protein, coding for MEFEASGLLFRKVALPDHLPGSLFLHPMPGRYEDIGTFLAELEKRNIQTIISLPCFDEIASISPEYMKLIRDEDRAITIDCFPISDFGVPERPDDLLKLAKKYAEYLKKGDSILVHCRMGIGRTGLFAVALLMASGIERPLAEKIVRSAGAGPQTRTQADFLLWAEQALRE